The Streptomyces sp. NBC_00236 DNA window CTACCGCTCGCTCATGCCGCTGGTCAACTCCGTGCGCTGGTCGGCGGAGACCGGGTTCCGCGAACTGCTGCTGCGGTTGTGCTGGTACCAGCTGTCCACGGGTAACCCGCTGACCGCCAAGGAACTGGCCGACCGGGTGACCAAGCAGTTCGAGCCGCTGCTGGGCTCGGTCCACGAGGACACCCTCGCGGCGCTCCACATGGTGGCACTGTGCGAGTGGGAGCTGGGCAATGTGCAGCAGGCCGAGGCGGTGCTGCGCCGGCTCACCGAAGCGCGTGAGCGGCTGCTGGGTCCCATGCATCCGGCGACGATGGCCTCGAGGAACAATCTGGCGGCGGCGCTGGCCGGTCAGGGGAATTGGCTGGAGTCGGTGGAACTGCACCGGCAGATCCTGCGGGCCAGGATCACGAGTCTCGGCCACGACCACCCCGACACCCTCGTCTCGGAGGGGAATCTCGCCTCCTCCCTGTACGGCGCCGGGGATTTCGACCACGCGCATCAGATCGAGTCGTCCGTCTGGCGAAAAAGGGTCGACCGGTTCGGTGAGGACCATCCGGCGAGTCTGGCCTCCGCGGACAACCTTGCGTCCATCCGGGAAAAGGTCGGTGAATTCGCCGACGCCCTGGTCCTGAGGCGGCGCTCGCTGGCCGGCCGTCTCAAGACAATGGGAGAACAGCACCCCGATACGCTCCGCTGCGCAGCGAGTCTGGTTTCCGCCCTGGTGGCCAGGGGGGAAACGGATGAGGCACGTGATCTGGCCCGGCTGATCAATGAGAACATGCACAAGGTTTTCGGCCCCGACAACGCCCTCGCGCGTCGCATGAAAGAGGTCGCCGAAGGGGACCACTGAGACATGCGGAAGAACGGTCTCGGCAGTCGGGAGCAGACTTTATGAATGTATGGAGGTGATCAGGGGTGGAACCATTCGCGGCGTCGATCGCGGCGGCGGCCGGCCGGGTGCTCGTCCAGGCCATGGTGACCGAGTCGTGGCCCGTCCTGCGGGATCGTCTGGCGCGGCTGATGAGCCGTCGGGCCGAGGACCGCGAGGCGCAGATGACCAGCGCACTGGAGGACACCCGCCATGTCGTCCTGAGCGGCTCCTCCAGCAGTGAGGTGGCCGCGATCCGGTGGCAGGGCCGTCTGGAGGCGCTGATTGAGGACGATCCCAGCGCGGTCGAGGAGCTCCAGTCGATCGTGGACAGCTCCGCCGACCCGTCGGTCTACCGCCCGATCTCGGTGGTTAACGGCAGTACGGCCGGATGGACGCAGATCGTGCAGCACAACCTCGGAGGAGGGACCATCCAGGTCTCGCACGCCTCCGCGCGCCCCAGTCCCTGACCGGTGTCCGGCCATGCCCCGGTCCGAGGTCAGTAGGGGGCAGGGCGGGACGGCAGGGACACGGACGCCACGAGGCGTCATCGAACGAGGGGGGAAGGCACCTGGAAACCTGTGGAACGTCCAGCATGAACCACCCCCGATGAGGGACTCGGACGGTCCCGGGGCGGTCTGACCTCCAAGATCCACCTCGCCGGTGAAGGCGGCTGCCGCCCCATGGCTCTACTGATCACTCCAGGTCAGTGGGGTGGCGCCCCACAGATGATCGAGGTCTTGGACCGAATCCGGGTTCCCCGCCCGCTGGTCGGGCGGCCCCGGACCAGGCCCGATCATGTCAGCGGCGACAAGGCTTACAGCTCCCGCCGAAATCGCCGCTACCTGCGAAGACGCCGCATCAAGCACACGATCCCCGAGCCGAAGGACCAGCGGGCCAACCGCCGGCGCAGAGGCAGCGCGGGCGGCAGACCCGCCGACTTCGACCCCGAACGCTACCGGCGACGCAACGAGGTCGAACGGACCATCAACCGACTCAAGAACTCCCGCGCGGTCGCCACCTGTTACGACAAGCGGGCCTATGTCTTCCACGGCACGGTCACCGGAGCGGCAGTCCGCCTATGGCTCCGCCCATGATCCGCCGGACAGTACCTAGCGCACACCGGCTGAGAAACAGGACGGCTTGTCATGGTTCAGGTGGTGCGCTGTACGGTGACTGACGGCCTTGTACCTACGGACCAGAAGGGCCCCTTGTGCCCACCACTGTCACAGGTCTCGTGTTGCTGGTTGTTCTCCTGCTTCCGGGCCTGACGTTCGTGATCATCCGAGAGCGGCGGGGGAGCGAGCGCCGTCCCACACCGTTCCGTGAGACGGGCGCAGTGGTCTTCTGCAGCGTTCTTACCGAGCTCGCCGCCCTCGTACTCTTCGCCCTGGCACGTGGGTTGATGCCTGGACTGACGCCGGACGTCGGCCGGCTAGTCCGTGAAGGACTTGGTTATGCGCGGGATCATTACGCCCAGTTGGGCTGGTGGGCTGTAGGGCTACTGTTGTTTGCCTGTGCGCTGGCCGCAGCTGCTGCTGCGCTCACGGCAGGCAAGCCGCATGCGTCTGCGATGTCGGCGTGGTGGATCATGTTCGACAGCTGGTTTCCGGGAGAGAACCCCCTCGTCGGCTGCATCCTTGAGGACGGCTCTTACATCGAGGGACGCCAGGCATCGTTCAACGTCAGTTCAGAAGACTCGCCGGACCGGGACTTGGTCCTGGTGGAACCGCTGAAGTACCGCCCGCCCGGCGAGACTGAGACACATGCCGTTCCCTGGGGTGCTGCATGCGTCTCGGCCCGCCGGATCGTGACGATGTTCGTCAGCTACCCCCCTGCCCCTGAGAGGGCGACGCGGGCGGCGGCGGTGGCGACGCAGGGGTCCGCCCCGGCTGCATCGTAGGTTTGTGACCCCGGCCCCCAGACTGGCCTGCCGGCTTGGTCTGAGGCTGGCTACCTGAGCGGGGCACCTTCGGCGAATCAGCCACGAGGCCTCCTTCACGGACATCGGTGCTCTGACGACCGCAGGCAGCCACCAGAACCTTCCGCAGTACACCCTACCGAGCAACCGCGGGCCACAAGACCCCGCTGACTAAAGCTTGTCCCGCTATCTATACGGCGAGGATGAGGTTGTGCAGGCGGGCGATCCCGAGCATGGCGTGGTGGACTCCGTTGCCCTTGAGGCGGCAGTCACGAAGGATCTTCCAGCTCTTCATTCGGGCGAAGGTGTGTTCAACGCGGGCGCGTACCTGCTTGTGGGACTTGTTGCGTAGCAGTTTCCAGTCGGGCAGTTCCTCGCCCTTGCGGCGCCGGTGAGGCATGACCAGGTCGGTGCCGGGGCAACCACCGTCGGCGATCGTCATCGTGTTGCCGACGGCGGCCTTGGCCCCGGATTCCTCCCACGCCTTGCAGTCGTTCCGGTTACCCGGAAGTGGCCGGCCGACCACGACGACCAGGCGGCTGTCGGCATCGATGACGACTTGGTGGTTGGTGGAGTACCGGTAATTCTTGGACTGCTCGGCCACCGTGTGGTCGCGAGTGGGCACCAGCGTGCCGTCCACGATGAGCACGGTGTCCTTGCGGAACCGCTTCCGGGGCTGGAGCGCGAGCAGGGGCCCGAGGTGGGTGATGATGCGGTCAGCCGCGGACTTCGAGAT harbors:
- a CDS encoding DUF6338 family protein; this encodes MPTTVTGLVLLVVLLLPGLTFVIIRERRGSERRPTPFRETGAVVFCSVLTELAALVLFALARGLMPGLTPDVGRLVREGLGYARDHYAQLGWWAVGLLLFACALAAAAAALTAGKPHASAMSAWWIMFDSWFPGENPLVGCILEDGSYIEGRQASFNVSSEDSPDRDLVLVEPLKYRPPGETETHAVPWGAACVSARRIVTMFVSYPPAPERATRAAAVATQGSAPAAS
- a CDS encoding transposase: MTAVITATQPAWITPFTGLSPRSFNKLVTMLRHDGAAAVRRGRPWSLPLEDRVLLVTAYWRTNLTMRQLALLFGISKSAADRIITHLGPLLALQPRKRFRKDTVLIVDGTLVPTRDHTVAEQSKNYRYSTNHQVVIDADSRLVVVVGRPLPGNRNDCKAWEESGAKAAVGNTMTIADGGCPGTDLVMPHRRRKGEELPDWKLLRNKSHKQVRARVEHTFARMKSWKILRDCRLKGNGVHHAMLGIARLHNLILAV